The sequence CTGGAAATGTTAAATATACTTTTCGCTTAATCATAACGTTTTACCGATAGTTCTCCCTGGACAGTTTTCCTCCTGCAATCGCAGGAACAATGGAAATGTCGTCTCCATCTTTCAGAGCCGTTTTTAAATTTTCTTTAAATCGAATATCTTCTTCATTGATAAAAATATTAATGAATTTTCGAACATTGCCTGTTTCATCGCAAAGTCGACCTTTCATCCCTGGAAAGTTCTTTTCAAGATTTTCGATGAGTTCAGAAATATTTTTAGCAGTCGCTTGAATCTCTCCCTGTCCATTCGTAATTTTTCTTAAAGGTGTTGGAACTCTTACAATCACTGACATATCTTTATCCCTCCATGGATGATTATTTTAAGGTTTGATTTCTGTTGCCATGAACTTTCGTCCACTTCACTGCATGAAGTTAGTCCATAGTCGACAGTCAACGGTCGACAGTTTTAAAAGAAGTATTTATTTTCTATGGACTGTAGACCGTTGACTATGGACTCGTTTTCATTTTTGATTTTGTGTTAACTTTTGTATATTCTATCAAAATCTGAAAGTT comes from Chlamydiota bacterium and encodes:
- a CDS encoding MoaD/ThiS family protein, which translates into the protein MSVIVRVPTPLRKITNGQGEIQATAKNISELIENLEKNFPGMKGRLCDETGNVRKFINIFINEEDIRFKENLKTALKDGDDISIVPAIAGGKLSRENYR